The genomic stretch ctttttctggGTTCATGGATGGTCTAGCAGCGTCCATGTTGAAACCGTTTCTCAAACCAATCCAGGCACACTTGAAGGTTTTGTTGATCACTTTGTCACCAACTGGAACCTTGACATATTGGTTTCTGCCGAGAACAAGGGCAAGAAGGGcaataaagaagaaacaaaatgGCAATAAGTAAGCAGCCCAGAAACCAACGTGAGCTTCTAATTGAGTGGTAGCAATGACAGACATGGAACCAATGTTAATCATAAGATAGAAGAACATGAAAACATTTTGAATGGTAATATTAGGGTCTTGAATGACTCTTTCACCAGACTTCAATACCTTAATAACAGGGTGAGTTTTTGGAATTTGATCGGCGATCAAAGGAGAGACGTTTGACTTGACACCACCGGTAGCAAGACCGATAATGATGATAGCAGCCACGTAACCACCAAGAGCAGTAGTACGGCTAGtaattgaaggaagagaagtgatgaaaagaatgaaaatacCGACGATGTAGATAACacagaaaacaaagatAGTCTTGTACTTTCCCCAGTAAGTATCAGCAATCCAACCACCCAAAATTGGGGTAACGTAACACcaaaattggaagaagtaaGATAAGGCTGTAGCACCTTGTTGGTTCAAACCCAAGACACCCTTTGGTGAATCTTGAGGGGTATTTTGCATATAGTTTTGGAATGGAGCAGATAAACCATAGTAGGAGAATCTTTCTGCCAATTCGACAATTGCAACtaaccaacaagaaatagGAATAGATTCAGAGACATGTCTCAAAGTCttcatttcatcttcagttGGAGTTCTGCCTTCATCCTCAACGCTAGGGTTGGTAGCAGCTTGGAGATCAGTCTCGGAACTGGAGAATTGCTTGTCTAAGGATTCCACCTTTTCGTCTTGAGCACTCACGGACATTACAATAAAATAAGGATTGTACAATAGTGGCTAAGAAAAAACCAAGAAAACCAAGAAAAATGTGCTATTTTGAAACGATTTGGAGATCCAATAGACTTTTATAGTAGCAGGGGACCTGcgatgaagaattggcttCAGCCTGTCTTACATTTAGTCATAATGCACAACAGATGGGGTATTCATTATCTACCAATCACAATGAGCAATTAATATGCAGCTGGAATTGGGATCTACAAATAGACGAATATTTGACGGGGAATTCCTTTTTTTTTCCATGTTGTAGTCCTGTTAACGGACGGCTATTATCATCATATGCAAAGTGTCGTGACCAATAACCGTTGGGGGGGACCGCATCAGACCACAAAGCCCTGATTTCTCTGAAAAAGCGAAATTATAACCACCAAACTGGAAAAGCTATGCGTTGGAATTACTATTTCTCGGGAAGAAAAAAAGCAATCAAAAGGCTTTTTCGTATGTGGTCGTACACTTTAAGCGCTAAAGCATAGGGCATTTTTCCCTGAGTCCTGCCTGTATGACCAAGAAAAACCTTCGATGCGGCTCTGATATTAATGAAATATTTTTTAGACGCATCTCTCTGCGTAAATTACTTTTTCCTCATCTCGTGACAAAGCCGACCCGAAACCAATTGCTGTTTTCAGCTCGAACGGCTCCAATTCCGTTAGGCGTTTGTTGTATGGCATGATGGTTGTGGGACCAACCTGGACTAGATTCTTCTCGAGGTTCCATTTTTGGATTGCTATTGCGGAGACCATCTGACGTCAAACCTTTGTGTACGTCATTTTGTAGCACTAACTCTGGCTATTCTTGTCATACTTGGTGATTTGTGTTAGAACCTCGTGAGGCAATTGCAATGTAGCCTCTACAAATAGCCAGGGCCGAAGAAAAGTTGTACTGGACCGGTTAAGGACAACCGTATCCTGTAATGGTCCCCATTCGGCTTCGGGGTGCTAGTCCAATCTCCGCTTCAGGAGCTCATAATGACTTGTTTGACATTTATTTTAGATTTCGAGATGGGGCATCTTTCACTATAGTTAGATTTTTTTCTAAGTGAATCAAATTTCAATAAGCGACGGGATTTCTCACTACTTATAAACAATTCGAAGACAGCATGTACCTGTGAAACTGTGGAGGCCGAGTTTGCCGAACCGAATATTGAACAGTTCGACTGATAAGCCCAAAGCACATAATCTGGTTGCTTGACTGTGGTCTTGCCTGTACATACAACAAACTTGTTCAGATAGCGCTGCCGGTCGAGATCCTGATGAGTGAACGGCACCAAAATTTTGCATATTGGGTCAAGCTATTTAGTGCAGAAAGGGTATTTTGGCTTCAAATCGTAGAGTGGCATTAAACCGGAGCGAATAAGTGGTGCAAATAGGGGTGCCTTTAGTCATATTGCCTTATGGTGCTTTTAGAATCTCGTTTCGTTCATGCAAGTTTGATTTCGTGTGATTTCACAATCTCAATTGTTAGGAGTAGATACAGATCGTCATACTAGTATAGCGGTGTTGgcaaatggaaagaaatATTAGCAATATGAAAAGCGTAGGGTACCTAAGAAGCAATTATTCTTATTTACGAGTGGCAGTGCATTGTGTAAGCAGCACATCAATAGCCATCCTAAATACGAATGTCCCCGTATGTGAACCTCAATACGTAATATATCTATAGCATTAATTATATGTAAGTAGCAAAAAATATCTAGAACAACGACAAATGCACCAATAATAATTATATGTGAACCTCAAGCAATAATCAGAAGTAATAATACATAAATCTGTATTAGCTCAGATCTATCTCTAGTGAATGGGCCAGTAGCCAGGAAATAAGAAGTGCATCTTTTCTAAGAGCTCCTTCTTAACACCGTGAGTGCTGGTGGATACCGAGAACTTCATCGAGCCCACCAAATCGTCGCCCAATCCGGTACCattgttgaactcgtcGCTGACGAGATCGATCAATTTTGCAGCTAACTTACAAGCGTTTGCAGAGTTTGCCTTCAAGTTTCCTACGACTGTTTCAACTGTCACTGgctcttcgtcttcgttcCACGAATCGTAATCAGTAGACATACAAATCATCTGGTAGGCGATTTCTGCTTCACGTGCCAACTTAGCTTCTGGTAACACAGACATGTTGATAACAGAGCCTCCCCAGGATCTGTACAATCTAGACTCGGCTCTCGTACTGAACTGAGGACCTTCCATACAGATGATAGTCAAGTCCTCTCCCTTGTTGGTCTTCTCCTTGGAATGCAAAACCGGAGTAGCTCCGGAATCAAAGCCTTCCAAGAAACCTTCGGAAGGAATATTGTCAgagatcaactt from Scheffersomyces stipitis CBS 6054 chromosome 2, complete sequence encodes the following:
- a CDS encoding peptide transporter (go_component membrane~go_funtion transporter activity~go_process oligopeptide transport) — translated: MSVSAQDEKVESLDKQFSSSETDLQAATNPSVEDEGRTPTEDEMKTLRHVSESIPISCWLVAIVELAERFSYYGLSAPFQNYMQNTPQDSPKGVLGLNQQGATALSYFFQFWCYVTPILGGWIADTYWGKYKTIFVFCVIYIVGIFILFITSLPSITSRTTALGGYVAAIIIIGLATGGVKSNVSPLIADQIPKTHPVIKVLKSGERVIQDPNITIQNVFMFFYLMINIGSMSVIATTQLEAHVGFWAAYLLPFCFFFIALLALVLGRNQYVKVPVGDKVINKTFKCAWIGLRNGFNMDAARPSMNPEKEFPWNDHFVDEVVRSVYACKVFVFYPIYWVVYGQMLNNFVSQAGQMELHGLPNDILQAIDSLVIIIFIPIFERLVYPFIRKFTPFKAITKIFWGFMFGAGAMVYAAVLQHYIYKTGPCYDHPKACAPQYLNVPNRVHVAIQAPAYFLIAISEILASITGLEYAYTKAPVSMKSFIMSLFLLMNAFGSALGIALSSTSEDPKMVWTYSGLAVSCFIAGIAFWLCFKHYNYKEDELNALEYDDEEERNIVPVTSLSHSVKSLA
- a CDS encoding regulator of ADH2 expression (go_funtion phosphorylase activity); amino-acid sequence: MSVHREKIDVTQLPHHFDGKVQLAVIGGTGLYDLPNLKPVARLTISTPWGFPSGPITISETESGFPVAFLARHGQHHDLLPSDVPSRANIAALKSIGVKAIIAFSAVGSLQPEIKPRDFVVPTQVIDRTKGIRPSTFFEKGFVAHAMFGEPFDLKLNKLISDNIPSEGFLEGFDSGATPVLHSKEKTNKGEDLTIICMEGPQFSTRAESRLYRSWGGSVINMSVLPEAKLAREAEIAYQMICMSTDYDSWNEDEEPVTVETVVGNLKANSANACKLAAKLIDLVSDEFNNGTGLGDDLVGSMKFSVSTSTHGVKKELLEKMHFLFPGYWPIH